AGAATCTGCACCTTCGAGGCTTAAAATATAACCGATGGGCTTCTGTTCGTCCGGTTGATCGTTCTCCCATAACTGCACATGCTTTTCGAGTGTTTGCAGGTTATTGATCTGTACCATCTCCCCGGCTTCTTCCATGGCCTTATACCAGGCCAGCTGACCTTGTGTTTGTGCCCAGGCCTGTTCTGGTGAATGCCAGCCGGGCAAGTTATTCCCAGGGGCAACATAACGTGCAATCTGGGTAGCGACGACTAAACCTATCTTACCTTTCCGAAGCTCCGGTAAAGACACTACGGCTTTGGCACGATCAGGTTTATCTGTTAATCCTTTTTCTCTTTCATTAATGGCAGCAATTGGCAACCGCAAATCGCGGTTCCATTCCAGCGCATTCATACTTAAATCCAGGTGTGCATCTATAGTAAACATCAGCTTAAAAATTAAATATTAATCTTCCTCTCCCGTGAAATTATCTTCCACCCCTCTGTTAGTTTATGATTGTTAATGATATTCGCACTGCCGTAAAGTGCTACTGTAGGACAGATATGTACTGGTAAACCATACAGGATATCCCCGATCCGGAAACCATGACCTGACCCCAGCTCCAGCACCAGGTGTTCTTCGCTCTGGCTTACGGCTTCTGCTGTGGGTGCATTCAAAAAATAAACCCTCTTTTTTAATAAATTCTCTGCTGCTACTGCTTTGTGCCCGAGGTCCACCGTGATCTTTGTAGCAGATGTTAAGGAAATAACACGGGTAATCACCAGTGCTGCCGTCAGATAATCCTGCTCTGCAAAAGCATCCTGATAGCCTTTATCCCATAATACAAATGTACCAGGACTGCATTCTATAGAGTCCAGCTTTGCATAAATCGGGAAAGTAGGTGTTCCTCCGGCAATAATCACCGGCTCTGCCATCCCTTTCCCAACAAGCTGTCTGGTTAATTTATCAATAGACGCTAATATAACAGCGGCCTGCTTTTCTCTTAATGCGTAATCTGCATCATGAATGTGTCCGTCATAAGCATGAAGCCCTAAAATTTCAACACCTTTTTCGGCTGCCGCAGTTTCATAAAGTGCCAATGCATGCTCGTCCGGCAGTATGCCAGTTCTGTTCATCCCGACGTTAAGGTCAAGAAAAACAGGTATGACCACTCCTGAAACTGTCGCCGCATGGGCAATCTCTTTCAGAGAGGATTCATTATCAATCAGACAAGAAAACACAGTATCCGGATAGGTTTTGATCAATTGAATAAACCGGTCAATCTTTGGCCCTACAGGTTGATAGGCTAACAACACATCCGATGCTTTACAAAGACCAAGCATCTCTGCTTCGGCAATAGTTGCACATTTAAATTTAGTGATCCCGGCAGCTAATAACTGCTGCGTAATTTCTACTGTTTTATGGGTTTTAACATGTGGTCTCAGCCTGTTTATGGCAGGAATGTGCTGCTTTAATTTTTCAATATTTGCAGTTATTCTTTCCTGGTAGAATACCAGGGCTGGCGAGTCCAGCTGTTCCACTTCATCAATTAAATACCAGTCTGCTGCCATATTACTCATGCAATTCGAACATCGCCTCAATTTCTACCGGAATATTATCAGGCAATGAACCAAAGCCTACAGCACTGCGTGTACCTATTCCGTTTTCTTCTCCCCATACTTGTGCAAATAATTCACTGCATCCGTTGATAATAAAAGGGTGTTTTTCGAAGTCCGGTGTACAATTGACCATGCCTAAAACTTTGATCACTCTTTTTACCCGGTTCAGTGTACCCAGGTTAGTTTTAATGGTGGATAACATGGTCAGACCAACTTGTCTTGCTGCCAGTTTACCTTCCTCCTGAGTAAGATCAGCACCGATACGGCCAATAATCAGGCTTTTATCGTCATTCACAGGCCCGTGTCCGGACAAGTAAAGGTATTTACCATCAATCAAATATGGTTTATAAACTCCAAGAGGTGTTGGTGCTGGTGGCAGCGTTAATCCTGATTTTGCAAATTGCGCTTCTGCACTTAAGTTTTCCATTGTATATTATTTAGATAATTTGATTTAATAAAAGTACGCCGATCAGTCCTGCTGTTCCAACTATTGATTCCATCAATGCCCATGATTTAAACGTATTTTTCAGACTAAGGTTAAAATATTCTTTAAACATCCAGAATCCGGCATCGTTTACGTGAGAGAACATTAAGCTCCCGGCCCCTACTGCGAGTACCATCAGATTGGGATTGGTGTTCGTAGCCACCATCAGCGGTAAGATAATACCTGCGGTGGTTAAGCCGGCCACTGTAGCTGAACCGACACAAAAACGGATGACAGCAGTAATGAGCCAGCCAAGGAACAGTGGTTGCATATGCAGTTCTTTTAACATCACTGCGATTTGTGCACTGACGCCACTGTCTACGAGTACTTGTTTTAATGCACCCGAACCGCCAATAATCAGCAGAATAAGGGCTACATCTTTAATAGCTTCTCCATAGAGCTCCATGATATAGGTCATTTTCTTTCCCTGGAAAATCCCAAGAGTCAGTGTTGCGGTAATTAAAGCAATCAGCATGACCACATTTGATTCGCCTGCAAGCCCCATCAGGTTATTTAGTCCGGGTAATTGTTTAGCGGAGAAAGATAATACCGAAGCAACAACGAGTAATAAAACCGGTAAAAGAGCAGTAAAGAAACTATTGAAAGTTCCTGGCAATTCGTCCTCAGGTTTATCGGCAGGAACAAAACTTTTTAATGGAGTAGAAGGAATGTTTTTGAGTGTTCTGGCAAAAAGAGGCCCGCCAATCACAATTGCGGGTATAGCAACAATTAAACCGTACAACAAGGTAAGCCCCATATTCGCTTTAAATTGTATCACTAAAGCAGATGGTGAGGGATGCGGCGGAAGAAATCCATGGGTCACAGAAAGTGCTGCCAGCATGGGCAGACCGATATATATTGCGGGCAGTTTATATTTATAGACTACAGAAAAGATTAACGGAATCATTAATACAAATCCAATTCCGTAAAAGAGTGGGATACCAATTAAAAATCCGGTCACCACTACTCCCCATTGAATGTATTTTTCTCCGCAGATCTTCATAATTACAGCAGCGATCCGCTGGGCTGCCCCACTATCAGCAACCAGTTTTCCCAGCATGGCCCCTACGGTAATAATGATAAGTAATGAGCCCAGTACATCGCCTATTCCCTTTTCAACTGAACCAGCAATTTTATTTAGCGGGATACCCAGCGCTATGCCTGCAATGATAGATACGATCAGGAAAGAAAGAAAAGCATTGATCCGCATGGCGGACACCATTATAATTAATAAAAGGATACAAAGCAGTACAATAATCAGGGTCATTTGGCTCTTTTTAGATCAGATAAGATACAAAGATTAAAGGCAACAGGAGAGGAAATCCCAATAAAAAAAGAGGCCGCTTATTCCTGAATTTTCATCAGAAATTTAGCAGCCTCCAATATAAAGTGTTAGAATTAAACGTTCTCCATTCCGTACTGCTTCAATACATCGGCAGGTACTCCAGTCCATTTGTTAGGTACATTACCTACATATCCCAAATCTTTTACACCCATTTCTGTGGTGAAAAATCCAGAGGCCGTCAGATCTCTCATCAGGCTGAAAAAAGCGGCTCCCTGCTGCATTCCAGGTTTAACTTTTTTCGGGTAGGCAATGTCTTCGACCATCTCAATACGCTGTTTTTCTGACGCGTCTTTAAATGTTTGCTGAAAACGGTTAAGGCACTGGATGTCCAGCCATTTTAATCCGCCACGCATAGGTATCTGGTGGTCGGGAATATCTTTAACGATAAATTCAATAAATTCCGGCACTTTAGCATCTGTGGCACTTCCTGATTTTCCATCCTTTGGAATGATAATATCTGAAAGGATTGCAATAGTAGCCATCTCATGTGCATTGAAGAACTTTGCTGCATTTAAAGCATTGTCTCTTTCTACTTCGAAAGCTTCTCTGCCTGGTTGAGCAGCAGCTTTTTCATCTGCTGCTTTATCTGTTTTAAGCGCTCCTGGTTTACAAGCTTCCAGCAATACTGCTGAACTTATAGCCGTTAAGCCTAAGGCTTTGAGTGATTCACGTCTGTTCATGTCTATTTTGGTTAGCTCAGGTTTAATTTTTTCTTTTCTGCAAGGATATATTCTGCTGTACGCATCGATAGGGCCAGAATTGTCCACGTTGCATTTTTATCACCCTGTTGTACAAAAGGGGCAGCATCCACCACAAACAGATTTTTACAATCGTGTGCCTGGCACCATTTATTTAAAGCAGATTTTTTTGGATCATCTCCCATCCTTACGGTACCTACCTCATGGATAATTTTACCCGGGGCTTCTAATCCATAATTATCTTCCGGCCCATGAACTTTTGAAGTCACAATAGCGCCCATGGTATGCATCATTTCCTGGAAGGTCTCCTGCATGTGTTTAGCTTGTTTTACTTCTTCAACAGCCCATTTATAGTTAAAACGTAATACAGGGATACCGTATTTGTCCACTACTTTAGGGTCTATTTCACAGTAATTAGATTCTCTGGCGATCGCTGTTCCACGTCCGGCCATACCTACTTGTGTACCAAAGAAACGTCTGTAATCGTCTTTTAAACCAATACCGTATCCACCTGCTTCTTTCATTTTACCGTCTCTTGCGGGTACAGCACCATTCATGTTCTCTATGCCACCACCAAAGCCGTAGCCCGGCATATGTAATCCACCGCCGTATTCGATATGGTAACCACGCGGAAAGTCCAGTTTTTTATTGTCTAGCCACCATGGAGAGTAAATGTGCACACTACCTACTCCATCTTCGTTATAACGTTTACGGTCCATGAGTTGTGGCAGAAATCCACTTAAACTTGCACCAGTTGAGTCATGTAAGTATTTACCGACTACGTTGCTGTTATTAGCCAGACCATTAGGGTGGGCCACTGATTTAGAGTTTAACAACAAACGGGCAGATTCGCAGGCACTGGCGCCAAGGATAACTACTTTCCCTCTAACCTGATGTTCTTCCATCGTAGTCTTATCTACATAAGATACACCGGTAGCCAGACCACCTTTATCTGTAAGTACTTCACGTACCATTGCATTGGTGATCACGGTCAGGTTCCCTGTTTTTACTGCTGGTATAACCAGGCAGGATGAGGAAGAAAAGTCACCGTAAACTTTACAGCTTCTGCCGCATTGCCCACAATAGAAACAAGGGGCACGATCTTTATTATTTGGTAATGCTTCTGTTAATACTGATCCGCGGCCCGGAATAACGGTTACGCCATTCTTTTTAGCTGCTTTTTTAATAAACAGCTCATTTAATCTTGGTTTCGGCGGCGCCATGAAAATACCATCAGGCTCGCTTTCTATACCTTCTACAGTACCGTAGATCCCGATTAACCGGTCTACTTTATCATAAAATGGCTTGATTTCCTCATAAGTTATAGGCCAGTTGTCTGTCAGTCCGTCTTTACACTTAAAATCCTCTGGTCCCATCCTCAAAGAGATACGCCCCCAGTGGTTGGTCCTTCCTCCCAGCATCCTTGAACGGAACCAGGCGAATTCAGAATTGTTCTTTTGGGTGTAAGGTTCTCCATCAAGTTCCCAACCTCCATAAGCAGCATCAAAATCTCCGAACGGGCGTACAGTTCCTGCACCACGTCTTGGAGATTCCCATGGCCATTTTAGTTGCTGCGCATCCAGACGTGGATCAAAATAGGCACCTGCTTCAAGCATCAGCACTTTTTGACCGGCATTGGCCAGCACGTATCCTGCCATACCCCCACCCGCTCCGGATCCAACTATTATGGCGTCATATTCGACGTCTGACTTTTTAATTTGAAATTCGTTCATACTACCTGCTTTTATTATTAAATGGTTTTAGCTCGTATTTGGCGTATGTAATTTAGTATTAAATTCTAAATTTTGGAATTTTTATCAAATAAGTTACTGATGATGGATTCAGTCTCAGGATGAGTAATAACCGGCTGTTTAATGACATAGTCTGTAGCAAGTTGCGTGAGCACGGTAGAAAGCGTATTTATGCCCCAGTGTTCACTGTATTTACCGTTTACAATCTTTACAATATCAATGACCTGAATGGCAACTTTTTTTCCGGTAGGCGGCATTCCCATGAAAGTACCGTTGTGTGTTCCTGTAATTGTTTTACGGGTAGTCACCAGCTCTCCTTCTGCAATCTGATCATAGATCGTAACTTTAAGGTCAGGAAAGGCGGGTCTTAAGACTTGATTAAATGTATAAATCATTCCTCCCGGACCGTTATCACTTCCTTCAGGGGCGGTATGGTTAATAAACTGGTCATCCATCAATTCTTTAAAGCTTTCCAGGTTACCTTGTTCAATGACTTCGAGATTAAAGCGCTTGACTACTGTTTTGTTTTGTTCAAGTTGAGTTTCCATCTTTCTATTTGTTATGGGAACCTTAAATTGGTTCGGTATTCTACAAACAAAGATAAGGCCGGATAGGTTCTGCCTATCAGGTTTAGTATTAATTTTCTACAATGGTTTTATGAATGATTTAAAATATCATTAGCTTTATCAGGCTGTTTATTTAGCATTATTTATGGCCGAACTGCTCTTATTAATGGGTTTACTATTACCACAAACTATTGCCGGGATTTTTGCAAAAAGCCAGGGAAGAAGTTTTTGGTTCTGGTTTTTCATTTCCTTTCTTATTCCAATCATCTCTTTAGTAGTGTTATTATTTCTGGACGATAAGAGTGAGGGTAGTGATACTGGCTTCAAGCTCGCAGACCATGTAAAAAGAGATAAAGAGGAAGTATAAAAGGATCAAGTCATCAACTTTTGGAGCAGGTTTTTTTTTAAGCATAAATTTTTGACATGCTCAACAGAAAGTCTTTGAGATCACGGATGCTCTTATGCCTGTGGAAGTTGCGCTGAAAGCTTTCAATTTGCATGGGAATGACCCGGCCGAAACAAGGCCGGGCTGTTAGTAAATAAATTCAAAATAGCTAAATAATAACTCTATACCGGCCGGGTACTGCCTGAGTACTGCCCGGGTACTCGTTAGGGTAAGAGCAATGCTAAAGTAACGTGAGTCCATGGCAAGTCCAAGTCAAAACAACTAGTTGAAATGACTTAGAGTACGTATGCTTAAAGGCTGTTTACAACCTGGTATCACTCCGATCTCTATTCAGGCACAACTTAGGTCATAACCGGATGAAGATTAATGAAATTATAATTTTCCCTTTGACTAACCCACAGACAACTGCGGACAATTGCAGACAGCTGCGGACAATTGCGGACATTTTTTACGCATCCGGATAATCTTTAACGCGAATAGCTTACATTGGTGGAAAAGCATTTATTTATTATGGGAAGTTTAACGGGTAAATTTTCAAAGGGAATCCTGGGCGGTTTCATTTTTAAAGCAGCAGTTTGGAGTACATTATGAATTGATCCCTATAAAATGAATTTTGGATCAGTAAAAAATTCAGGCAGAAAACAAAAAAGCTCTATTTCGTATGAAATAGAGCTTTCTAAGTTGTGGTGTGGGCCGGGATCGAACCGGCGACACAAGGATTTTCAATCCTTTGCTCTACCGACTGAGCTACCGCACCATCCTTTTATTAACATGATTTCAATCATGCCCCACCTCGGTTGGTGGGCTGCAAATGTAGTTTCTTTTTTTGGATTTCAAAATGGTTAGTGCATTTTATTTAAAATAAATGCATTTTTATTCTTCTGAGTCAGAATTTACAGGCTCCAGTGTCTTCAACTCTTCTTCAGTAAACAGCCTTGAATGTATGATAAACCCCATATCTAAAGTTGATTCAAGGGAGAAACCAGCGGCCCTCCCTTCCATAACATCTAAAGTAAGCTGGGTGTGTTTCCAGTATTCAAACTGATCTCCAGCCATATAAAACTTGCATCCTTCAATTTCTCCAAGACAAACATCGTTAGATCCGATCAGAAAACCTCCTTTTTCAAAACAATGTGGATAGGACCCTTCACAACATCCCCCGCTCTGATGAAAAAATAACTCACCATATTCTGCTTTCAACTGATTGATTACACCTATGGCTTTTTCTGTCACTAAGATTCTCTTGCTGCTCATGATTATTTAGCAATTTTAACCAATATTTTCACCTGTGTAGGATTGTTCAGCAAGGCTTCAAATCCTTCTTCTACGATATTTTCAAGCTCAATTCTTGCAGTTACCAGTTTTTCAACAGGCATTCTGCCAGTATGAATCAGCTGAATTACTTCTGGAAAGATGTTCCGGTAAGCTATAGTCCCCTTAATGGTAATTTCACGCACAACCTGATCAAAAGCGTTCGTTGTGACCGGTTTTCCAAAAAGAGCGACTAATAAAGCAGTACCTCCATTTTTTAAACTAGCAATTCCAGCATCATAAGTTGCCTGCACACCTGCCGCATCAATATAAATATCCGCACCACCAGCAGTTAATTGCTTAACCTGAGCTGACACATCTTTCTCTTTTCCATTGATGACCTGGGTAGCGCCAATTTCAAGCGCTTTCTCTAAACGTTTTTCGGCAACGTCTACAACAATCACGGTTGCAGCACCAGCTGCAATTGCAGCCTGTACACAGAGTAACCCAATCGGTCCGGCCCCAAATATAACACAAGACTGTCCGAGCTTTAATCCACTGCTTTTTACCGCATATACAGCTACCGCAGCTGGTTCAACCAATGCTCCCTGCTCAAAGCTCATGCTGTCAGGAATAGGATGTACCATATAATCTTCTACGACAACAAACTTCGCAAAACCACCGTTCGAGGTCAGTCCGACAAAGCCCAGTGGTTCTGACAGATTATACTCACCAGTCACAATAAAGGGGCTTTCAGGATTTCTAAAAAGAGGTTCTACAACTACTCTGTCCCCTACTTTCACTTGCCTGACTTCTTTTCCAACTTCGGTAACCACGCCCGAGAATTCATGACCTAAAGTGGTTACGCCAATATGTCCGTTTAAAGGATAGGGCACATCAGCAGGAATCAACATAGGCCCGTGTGCATATTCATGCAAATCAGAACCACAAATACCCGCGTACTGCACTTCTATTTTCACTTGTTTACTACCAGTGGAGGGTATTGGGGCATCTTCTACTCTAATATCTTTAGCGGCATACCAACGGGCAGCTTTCATAACAGGAACTGACATATATAAAATGGTTTAATAATAATTAATTTAAAAGAACCCTAGCTTGTTCTTGTCATAAGAGATCAGCATATTCTTAACGCTTCGGTAATGGTCAAGCATCATTTTATGGTTCTCTCTGCCGAATCCGGATTTTTTATAACCACCGAATGGCGCATGGGCAGGATAAGAGTGATATTGGTTCACCCATACACGACCAGCCTGGATAGCACGTGGCACCTGATATAACTCATGTGCATCACGTGTCCATACGCCGGCACCTAACCCATATAAAGTATCGTTTGCAATTTCAATAGCTTCTTCTACTGTTTTAAATGTTGTTACACAAAGGACCGGGCCAAATATTTCTTCCTGAAAAATCCGCATTTTGTTATGCCCTTTAAAGATGGTTGGTTCAATATAGTATCCTGTTTCCAGCTCTCCAGGTAATTTATTGATTCCTCCTCCGGTCAGTACTTCTGCTCCTTCTTCGATTCCTATTTTGATATAAGATAATATTTTTTGATACTGCTCATTGGAAGTCTGCGCGCCCATCATACTTTCCTGATCCAATGGGTTTAATGTTTTGATGGCCTTTGTCCGTTCAATAACACGACTGATAAATTTATCATAAAGGCCTTCCTGTATCAATAAACGGGATGGACAGGTACAGACCTCACCCTGGTTCAGTGCGAACATCACCGCTCCTTCTACTGCTTTATCAAAGAACTCATCATCCTGAGCGCCTACAGAATCAAAAAATATATTTGGTGATTTACCGCCTAACTCCATCGTTGATGGAATAATGTTTTCAGCAGCATATTGCATGATTAAACGACCTGAAGTGGTACTGCCGGTAAAGGCAACTTTAGAGATTCTTGAAGAGGTAGCCAGTGGTTTTCCGACTTCCAGACCATAACCATTTACAATATTTAATACCCCTGGAGGAAGAATATCACCAATCAGCTCCATTAAAATAATAATTGATACTGGAGTCTGTTCTGCTGGTTTAACCACCGTACAGCAGCCCGCAGCCAATGCCGGCGCTATTTTCCAGGTAGCCATCAGCAAAGGAAAATTCCAGGGTATAATCTGCGCTACAACGCCTATCGGCTCGTGCAGCACGATGCTTACTGTATGTTCATCATGCTCTGCAACAGTACCTTCCTCGCCTCTGATTACACCAGCAAAATATCTGAAGTGATCTACTACAAGAGGCAAATCCGCAGCTAATGTTTCTCTGATCGCTTTACCATTGTCGATGGTTTCAACTGTGGCGAGGTAAGTTAAATTATCTTCTATTTTCTGCGCAACTTTCAACAGGATATTACTTCTGTAGGCTGGAGAACTTTTACTCCACGTTTTAAAAGCTTCGTGTGCGGCATCCAATGCCAGCTCCACGTCTTCTTTACTTGATCTTGCTGCTTTTGTAAATACTTTCCCGTCTACAGGAGATATGTTATCAAAATAGATACCTTTTACTGGCGGTACAAACTTGCCTCCGATAAAATTATCATAATGAGATTTAAATGCCGGTCTTTCCATGAGGATATGAATTTATGATTTGGTTACTGCAAACGTAACAGCTAATTGAAACCGGAGATAGGACAATTGTAGCAAGTAGTAGCATTATTGTTGCAGAAACGTAAGCGTACTGAAATAAAGTTATATTTGAGTATACGCCCTTAGTACTAACCAAAACCTATAGGTCATGATGCAGCATAAATTAAATCTTGTTGAGCTGAGTAAGGAAGCGAATTTACAAACCCTGGTAGAAAACAGAACAGCCTATACACTGGAACGCTGTGAGCTGAACGTGTTTGAAACTTATTCTGAGTCGTATAAAGTACCTTTGACTTTCAATGATTTTGTCATCACCAGCATGTTGCGCGGTAAAAAGGTAATGCATCTTGGTGATCAGCAGGGTTTCGATTATTTGCCAGGAGAGACTGTCATTGTCCGCCCTTCCCAAACAATGGAAATAGATTTCCCCGGGGCTTCCGATCACAATCCTGCACAATGTATTGCATTGGCCATAGACAACGACCAGATTAAACAGACTATCCGTTATCTGAATGAGTATTTTCCTAAAACTACCGCTGGTCAGCAGTGGTCTTTGAATTATGAGGAATATCATTTTTACAACAATGAAGAGATCTCATTTTTAATTAATAAGATTATCCGCATTTGTGCGGAGGAGTCAAAAGAGAAAGATGTACTGGCAGATTTGACCTTAAAGGAATTACTGGTCAGGATTATGCAGACACAAAATTTAAAGACCATTGGCCGCACTGATACGAATCATAATCCCCTGGCTTTTGTAATTGGTTATATTAAAGCTAATCTGAATGAGAAAATAAGCATCAATAGCTTAAGTAGTAAGGCTTGCATGAGCAAAGCTACTTTTTACAGATTATTTAAACGGGAACTCGGTATCAGTCCAAATGATTTTATCTTAACCGAAAAGATAAACCGCGCGAAACAAATGCTTGCTACACCTGGTTCAAAGATTGCTGCGGTCAGTTATGAGCTTGGATTCAGTGATGCTAATTACTTTATCCGTGTATTCAAAAAACTTGAGGGTATTACTCCCGGAAGTTATCAATTGCAATTATCTGCGCTATAATATTACCAGCTTATAAATTTATCAGGAAGTTCTCTTGCAAAAATTTATTTGCCGGCAAAAATCATATTTAACAAACAATTCAATACATTTGCGCTCCAAGAAAATAAACCACTTAGCGCTCAAAATGTTATCATATATTAAAATTAATTTTATTGCTCAGGCAATTTTTAAATCATCACGTGTTTTTCTTTTAACAACAACATCAATATTATTTCTTATTAATATTGCTTCTGCTCAAAAAACTAAGGAAACCAATAAACACAGCAAATTTTCTGACTCTTTAAAAAATAAATTAGAAGTTGGTATAGCTGCTGGGTTAAGTTTAAACCACTTCACTAAAGGACAGCCTCAAACTGGATCAAATACAGGATATACTGCCGGAATTTCAGTTAACTACAAGTTGGTTAAGGAAATAAGCCTGCAATTAGAAGTAAATTCTTTGCAGCAAGGTGGAAGTATGATCCGTTTCAAGGATGACACGAGGTTTGGTTTACCAGAAAGTTTTGAGACTAAAAATGTGAAGAACAGTTCTTATAAACTGAATAGTATCGAGATCCCTCTTTTACTTAATTATACATTTAAGCTTAAACAGCTATGGAAACCTTCGGTCTATGTTGGTGGAAGTTATGCATACACTTATAATGTAAACGAACGCTATCAGAAAACCGGCGACCTTCTACCGGGAGAAGATATTATTGCGACAGTTAATGCTTCACAGAATGCGGGCAACTTATTCAATGCTTCAAGGTTCAACTTAATAGTAGGCGCGAATTTAAAGTTGCCTTTGACTTCAAGATTCCTCCTGCTTATAGACATGAGATATTTAAATGGCTTGTCATCAGCAAGGGACAAATATTCTTATATGGAAAAAGTGGGGTTTGGAACAAATATCAGAGCAAACTCTTTCCTTACAAAACTAGGCATCATTATGCCGCTATCAACTCTTAAATAGAGTTCCATTCAATCAAAAAATCCAATTTACTTAAATAAATAAGCATAATATGAAGCCAAAATTTACTATTTTAACGGTTATAGCGCTCGCTATTCTGATTGCAGGTTGCAGTAAGGATAAGTTCAACGAGAATGATGCCATCAATGCCCAAAAAGACCTGCTGAATTTAAAATATCAGCATGAACTTGATCTTGAAATATTAAAACAAAAGGGTGCAACTGCTATGCAGCAATTAATCAATACAGCTGCTCTTGAACAGTTAAAGCTGAATGATAGTTTGAAAATAAAAAGTAATATCGCTGCTAGAAAGCAAGATTATACGGTAAGAGTTGTTGATGTGATCTCTAATGCTCCACTTGCAGATGCTGATGTTACAGTATCTTCTGAAGGAAAAATATTCGCAGCAAAAACAAATGCACAGGGTATAGTTACTTTTACAG
The DNA window shown above is from Pedobacter cryoconitis and carries:
- a CDS encoding AraC family transcriptional regulator, which encodes MMQHKLNLVELSKEANLQTLVENRTAYTLERCELNVFETYSESYKVPLTFNDFVITSMLRGKKVMHLGDQQGFDYLPGETVIVRPSQTMEIDFPGASDHNPAQCIALAIDNDQIKQTIRYLNEYFPKTTAGQQWSLNYEEYHFYNNEEISFLINKIIRICAEESKEKDVLADLTLKELLVRIMQTQNLKTIGRTDTNHNPLAFVIGYIKANLNEKISINSLSSKACMSKATFYRLFKRELGISPNDFILTEKINRAKQMLATPGSKIAAVSYELGFSDANYFIRVFKKLEGITPGSYQLQLSAL
- a CDS encoding aldehyde dehydrogenase family protein; this encodes MERPAFKSHYDNFIGGKFVPPVKGIYFDNISPVDGKVFTKAARSSKEDVELALDAAHEAFKTWSKSSPAYRSNILLKVAQKIEDNLTYLATVETIDNGKAIRETLAADLPLVVDHFRYFAGVIRGEEGTVAEHDEHTVSIVLHEPIGVVAQIIPWNFPLLMATWKIAPALAAGCCTVVKPAEQTPVSIIILMELIGDILPPGVLNIVNGYGLEVGKPLATSSRISKVAFTGSTTSGRLIMQYAAENIIPSTMELGGKSPNIFFDSVGAQDDEFFDKAVEGAVMFALNQGEVCTCPSRLLIQEGLYDKFISRVIERTKAIKTLNPLDQESMMGAQTSNEQYQKILSYIKIGIEEGAEVLTGGGINKLPGELETGYYIEPTIFKGHNKMRIFQEEIFGPVLCVTTFKTVEEAIEIANDTLYGLGAGVWTRDAHELYQVPRAIQAGRVWVNQYHSYPAHAPFGGYKKSGFGRENHKMMLDHYRSVKNMLISYDKNKLGFF
- a CDS encoding porin family protein; translation: MLSYIKINFIAQAIFKSSRVFLLTTTSILFLINIASAQKTKETNKHSKFSDSLKNKLEVGIAAGLSLNHFTKGQPQTGSNTGYTAGISVNYKLVKEISLQLEVNSLQQGGSMIRFKDDTRFGLPESFETKNVKNSSYKLNSIEIPLLLNYTFKLKQLWKPSVYVGGSYAYTYNVNERYQKTGDLLPGEDIIATVNASQNAGNLFNASRFNLIVGANLKLPLTSRFLLLIDMRYLNGLSSARDKYSYMEKVGFGTNIRANSFLTKLGIIMPLSTLK